CGGTGCGGGTGAGGCCGTCCGCCTCGTCGAGGAGGGCGCGGACCGACGCGGCGACCCGGAGCGCGAACGGCGTGGGCACCATGCCGCGGCCGGCGCGCACCAGGATCTCGTCGCCCATGCTCACGCGCAGGCGGCCGAGCGCGCGGCTGGCGGCGGGCGGGGAGAGGGCGAGGCGGGACGCGGCCTCGGTCACGCTGCTCGTCGCGACCAGGGCGTCGAGCACGCGGAGCAGGTTCAGGTCGAGCTGGGCCATGGATCCTCCTGGTTGCGTGCGATGCAATGCACGCTTACCAGCATTGCACTGGACGCACGGACGGCGCGACCCGAGACTGGCCGAGGCCCGCAGCGCATCCACCCGGATGCGACGGACGGGCCGCCCCCGAGAAGGAGCCCGTCATGTCCCGAGCCATCCGACCCCGCCAGCACGGAGGACCCGAGGTCCTCGCCGTCGTCGACGTCCCCACGCCCCGGGCGGGAGCCGGGGAGGTCGTCGTCCGCGTCCGCGCGGCGGGCGTCAACCCCATCGACTGGAAGCTCTACGGCGGCGACTTCCACGAGGTCGACGACGACCAGCGCGAGGAGGCCGGCCTCACCGAGGAGATGCCGACGCTCGGCCTCGAGTGCGCCGGCGTGGTCGTCGAGGTCGGCGCGGACGTGAGCGACGTGGTCGTCGGCGAGGACGTCGTCGTCTACCCGGTCACCGCGGCGTACGCCGACCACGTGGTCGCGCCGCCGTCCTCGCTCGTCCGTCGCCCGGCGGCGCTCGGCGAGGAGGAGGCCGCCGGCCTGATGCTGGCCGGGACCACGGCGGCGCACGCCCTGCACGCGGTGGGCGCGGGGGCCGGCGACACCGTGCTCGTCCACGGCGGATCCGGCGGGGTGGGGCTCATGGCCGTGCAGCTCGCGCGGATCCAGGGCGCCACGGTCGTCGCGACCGCGTCGGAGCGCAACCACGACGTGCTGCGCGACCTCGGCGCGATCCCCGTCGCCCACGGCACGGGGCTGGCCGACCGGATCCGCGCGGCGGCACCGCAGGGGATCGACGCGGCCGTCGACACGGTCGGCACGGACGAGGCGCTCGACGTGTCGGTCGCCCTCGTCGCGGACCGCGGGCGGATCGCGTCGATCACGGGATCCGACCGGCGCGCGGAGGCCGGCATCCGCCTCCTCGGCTACGGCCCCGGACAGGACGCGGGCACCGAGTACCGCGCGTCCGTGCGCCAGGCGCTCGTCGACCACGCGGGCGCCGGACGCCTCCGGGTCCGGATCGCGGGGACCTTCGCCCTCGCCGATGCCGCGGAGGCGCACCGCTTCACCCGCAGGAGCCACGCGCCCGGCAAGGTCGTGCTGCTGCCCTGATCCCGCGGGTCGCGGTGCCTCGGCGGCCCGACGCGGGCGTGCGGGATGATGGCGGCATGCCCGCGCGCGACGAGACCGTGACCACCCTCCTCCGCGCGGCACGGGCCGTCGACGCGCGGGGCACGACCGCCGACGCGTGGATCCACCTCGACGGCGACGCGATCGCGGCGGTCGGGAGCGGGCGCGACGCCCCGCCCGCGGGCCGCACCGTCGACCTCGGGGACGCGACGCTCGTGCCCGGCTCCCTCGACCTGCACGTGCACGGCGGCGCGGGCGGATCCCACGACGACGGGGCCGACGGGATCCGCGCGGCCGTCGCGCTGCACCGGCGGCACGGCACCACGCGCTCCGTGCTGAGCCTCGTCGCGAACCCGGTGCCCGACCTCGTGCGCTCGCTCGGCGCGATCCGCGAGGCGATGGCAGCCGACGCCACCGTCCTCGGCGCGCACCTGGAGGGCCCGTTCCTGTCGCCGCACGCGGCGGGGGCGCACGCGCACGAGCACCTGGTGGATCCGACGCCCGCGCGCATCGAGGCACTGCTCGAGGCGGGGGAGGGCGCGCTACGGCAGGTCACCATCGCCCCGGAGCTCGACGGCGCCCTCGACGCGATCCGCCGGCTGGTCGCGGCCGGCGTGGTCGCGGCCGTCGGGCACACCACGTGCTCGGGCGACGTGGCGCGGGCCGCCTTCGACGCGGGCGCGACCGTGCTGACGCACGCGTTCAACGCCATGCCCGGGATCCACCACCGGGAGCCCGGCCCGATCATGGCGGCCGTCGCCGACGAGCGCGTGACGCTCGAGCTGATCCTCGACGGGGTGCACGTGGCGCCCTC
The genomic region above belongs to Clavibacter phaseoli and contains:
- a CDS encoding NADP-dependent oxidoreductase; the protein is MSRAIRPRQHGGPEVLAVVDVPTPRAGAGEVVVRVRAAGVNPIDWKLYGGDFHEVDDDQREEAGLTEEMPTLGLECAGVVVEVGADVSDVVVGEDVVVYPVTAAYADHVVAPPSSLVRRPAALGEEEAAGLMLAGTTAAHALHAVGAGAGDTVLVHGGSGGVGLMAVQLARIQGATVVATASERNHDVLRDLGAIPVAHGTGLADRIRAAAPQGIDAAVDTVGTDEALDVSVALVADRGRIASITGSDRRAEAGIRLLGYGPGQDAGTEYRASVRQALVDHAGAGRLRVRIAGTFALADAAEAHRFTRRSHAPGKVVLLP
- the nagA gene encoding N-acetylglucosamine-6-phosphate deacetylase encodes the protein MPARDETVTTLLRAARAVDARGTTADAWIHLDGDAIAAVGSGRDAPPAGRTVDLGDATLVPGSLDLHVHGGAGGSHDDGADGIRAAVALHRRHGTTRSVLSLVANPVPDLVRSLGAIREAMAADATVLGAHLEGPFLSPHAAGAHAHEHLVDPTPARIEALLEAGEGALRQVTIAPELDGALDAIRRLVAAGVVAAVGHTTCSGDVARAAFDAGATVLTHAFNAMPGIHHREPGPIMAAVADERVTLELILDGVHVAPSVAGLLLGAAPGRVALVTDAMAATGSADGRYRLGSLEADVRDGIARLAGTDTIAGSTLTQDRALRIAVREVGLALPDAVAALTAVPARALGLQDRYGLLRAGSVADVVALTPGLEVARVWAAGVEVPTAPQASSR